A single Drosophila miranda strain MSH22 chromosome XR, D.miranda_PacBio2.1, whole genome shotgun sequence DNA region contains:
- the LOC108151217 gene encoding DNA replication complex GINS protein PSF1, which translates to MSRENKLFGDKAFELLKDLERSSQTIPAFDDDGVRQVLEEIKAIFEENVAQASSYNSSGDRSLWPLLNYRHAALQRNKRCLLAYLYERSKRIKALRWEFGPIIPGDIKQALCEPEVQFFNNYSKSLAAYMCIAGCSQGQGIDLTNNLRPPKSLYIEVRCMEDYGKFELDDGELIHLKKNSQHYLPRAQVESLVRQGILQHIA; encoded by the coding sequence ATGAGCCGCGAAAACAAATTGTTTGGCGATAAAGCCTTCGAATTGCTGAAGGACCTGGAAAGGTCCTCCCAAACCATTCCCGCTTTTGATGACGACGGAGTGCGCCAAGTACTTGAGGAGATAAAGGCTATTTTCGAGGAGAACGTCGCTCAGGCTTCCAGCTACAACAGCTCTGGCGATCGGAGTTTGTGGCCGCTGCTAAATTATAGGCATGCGGCGTTGCAGCGGAACAAACGTTGTTTACTGGCTTACTTGTACGAGCGCAGTAAACGCATCAAAGCGTTACGCTGGGAATTCGGACCAATTATTCCTGGTGATATTAAGCAGGCCCTGTGCGAGCCCGAGGTTCAGTTTTTCAACAACTACTCCAAGTCTTTGGCGGCCTACATGTGCATCGCTGGCTGCAGCCAAGGGCAGGGCATCGATCTGACAAATAATCTACGGCCTCCCAAGTCTCTGTACATTGAAGTGCGCTGCATGGAGGACTATGGAAAATTTGAATTGGATGATGGAGAGCTAATCCATTTGAAGAAGAACAGTCAGCACTATTTGCCGCGGGCCCAGGTGGAGTCTCTTGTGCGGCAGGGCATATTGCAGCACATAGCTTAA
- the LOC108151218 gene encoding 39S ribosomal protein L17, mitochondrial translates to MNQADVTKLMSQLRIAVRPNQRNLKNPDGAEGRLLKLRKTVTALMKHERIELYYNRADEARGYAELLISNAIRHGDRHRATMELADYWLLEKQLVHKLFKVLVPRYENYNVSYTRMYKAPRDYPGMYYRQSVLELRGNPYPSLLMDQSQNRNLLHNVLLDEARKEYRRSKLADLVK, encoded by the exons ATGAATCAGGCAGATGTAACTAAACTGATGTCACAGCTGCGGATTGCTGTGCGGCCCAATCAGCGTAATTTGAAAAATCCAGATGGAGCTGAGGGGCGCTTGCTGAAGCTACGTAAAACTGTTACTGCCTTGATGAAGCATGAGCGTATTGAACTGTACTACAATCGGGCCGATGAAGCTCGTGGCTACGCCGAACTG CTCATTTCCAATGCCATACGACATGGGGACCGGCATAGGGCCACTATGGAACTAGCTGATTATTGGCTCCTGGAGAAACAGCTGGTACATAAGCTGTTTAAAGTACTCGTTCCCCGCTACGAAAACTACAATGTATCGTACACTCGAATGTACAAAGCTCCGCGTGATTATCCGGGAATGTACTACAGACAGTCGGTGCTTGAACTCCGTGGCAATCCCTACCCTTCCCTATTAATGGATCAATCACAGAACCGCAATCTGCTGCACAATGTGCTCCTTGATGAGGCCAGGAAAGAGTATAGGCGTTCAAAGTTAGCCGACTTAGTTAAGTAG
- the LOC108151221 gene encoding follistatin-related protein 1 gives MHVMFTLTGKAATKIVLFCFLISIVSILFALCVSLPLKQSSSACMAIETCDPFKPICATSINEHQFFYSQCEMVRDICLTGKDWKSDYLSHCNVSKL, from the exons ATGCACGTAATGTTTACTTTGACCGGCAAAGCCGCGACGAAAATTGTATTGTTTTGCTTCCTGATCTCGATCGTGTCTATACTATTTGCGCTGTGCGTCTCTCTGCCATTAAAACAGAGCAGCTCGGCATGTATGGCCATCGAAACCTGTGATCCATTTAAGCCCATCTGTGCAACGTCCATAAACGAGCATCAGTTTTTCTACAGCCAGTGCGAAATGGTACGGGATATCTGTCTAACCGGTAAGG ATTGGAAATCCGACTACTTAAGCCACTGCAATGTCAGCAAGCTTTAG